The sequence ATGTGGGGCAGCGGATTGTTTTCCGCATCCGCCTTGCGCTGCACGAGAAAGTGCAGCAGTTGCAGATGACGTTTTTTGATCGCCAGCAAACCGGGCGGATTATGGCGCGCATTTTGGATGATGTGGGGTTATTGCAGAGCGAAATTACGACGACTTTTGTAGAGACGCTGCGGCATGTTGCGCGCATTTTGATGGGTACGGCGATTCTGTTTACGATTGATGTCAAGCTCGCGCTGATGGCTTTTGTTGCATTGCCCGCGTACGTCGTGACCTATAAGGTGTTTCAGCGTCCGATAGCGAATGTTTTTATGCGGTTTCGAGAGGATTATGCTGAGGTTTCTGCGCTGTTGGAAGAACGCTCAAAGGGGATTCGCCTCATCCTGTCTTATGCGCGAGAAAGACGGGAGTTTCGGGACTTTTTCAGGCGTCTGATCGGGTTGTATCGATTGGGCGTCAAGCAGTCTGTTTTGAGTTCTGGTCTGGGGTCAGTCTGTTCGGTTGTGGGAGGGGTTGCAATGGGTCTGATCTTTTATTTTGGCGCGTTGCAGGTTCGCGGCGGTATGATGACGGTTGGAGAATTGGTTTATTTTAGTATGTCGATGGGGAATCTTTTTTCGCCACTGGTTGCTCTTGCCAATGTGAATGCTACGTTGCAACAGATGCTGGTGGTGATCAGTCGCGTGTTTGAGGTGCTGGATGAAGAGGTGATTATTCGGGATAGGGAAGATGCGAAGACCCTCGACAAAGTGCGCGGGCGGGTGTCGTTTCGCAATGTGTCGTTTCGCTATACAGATGCGGGTGATTACGTTCTTCGAGATCTCAAGTTTGTCGTGCGGCCAGGCACTTCGGTGGCCGTGGTTGGGCCTTCGGGTTCGGGGAAGAGTACGCTGGTGAGTTTGTTGATGCGTCTTTATGAACCCACAGAGGGGAAGATTATTCTGGACGATTACGATATACAAGATGTCAAAATTTCTTCATTGCGACAGCACATCAGTATGGTGCCCCAGGAACCCGTTCTGTTTTCCGGGA is a genomic window of Gemmatimonadota bacterium containing:
- a CDS encoding ABC transporter ATP-binding protein, which encodes MENLKRFILLYIKPYWGRLLMVIAMATITSSYTFLLGFISKITVDEVLQLKPAGEVVSEAHMQSLIQEERRPKRDPQATIPGLGKEGGIMLPKTRTEKLEWLGWIFILYLVVRSFFATLNWFYTYSIAYVGQRIVFRIRLALHEKVQQLQMTFFDRQQTGRIMARILDDVGLLQSEITTTFVETLRHVARILMGTAILFTIDVKLALMAFVALPAYVVTYKVFQRPIANVFMRFREDYAEVSALLEERSKGIRLILSYARERREFRDFFRRLIGLYRLGVKQSVLSSGLGSVCSVVGGVAMGLIFYFGALQVRGGMMTVGELVYFSMSMGNLFSPLVALANVNATLQQMLVVISRVFEVLDEEVIIRDREDAKTLDKVRGRVSFRNVSFRYTDAGDYVLRDLKFVVRPGTSVAVVGPSGSGKSTLVSLLMRLYEPTEGKIILDDYDIQDVKISSLRQHISMVPQEPVLFSGTIADNIRYGQPYTTPEQVMAAAKAAELHDFIMTLPEKYEAPVEERGTNLSGGQKQRLAFAMAVVTDPSILILDDTTSALDAKTEAKIQETLDHLMEGRTTFVITHRISTAMRADRILVLDNGRMAGWGFHDDLIEECEVYRLLYEQQQKQKEDAADEFIEGIMTAVEDVEKGKKQLQKQSQMDTDGHR